The DNA segment TTCTCTATAAACCTCACATATGAGAAATGCATTATCTCTGGATCATTTACAAACACCGCAAATGATGGTGGCTTTATGCCAAATTGCGTCACGTAGTATACTTTTAATACGCGGCCTTTTTCTGCAGGTGGCGGATTTATAAGCAACGCTTCGCTTATCACATTGTTTAACGTACCAGTAGAAATCCTCTTATTGTATTCTTCCCACACGCTATTTATTAGTTCAAAAAGCTTATTCAATCTTTGACCGGTTTTGGCCGATATAAACGTTATTGGCGCAAAGCTCATAAAAGAAAATTTCTCCCTTATAAGCTTCGTATATTCATTTACGGTGCTATTGTCTTTTTCAATAAGATCCCATTTGTTCACCGCAATTATCATTGCTTTATTCTGCTCAAATGCATAACCGGCAATTTTTGTATCTTGCTCAGTAGGACCTTCAGTAGCATCTATTACAAGAATACATATGTCAGATCTATCAATTGCAGCTAAAGCCCTCAAAACGCTATATCTTTCAATCTTATCTTCTATTCTTCCTTTTTTTCTCATGCCTGCCGTATCGATTATGACGTATTTTTTATCATCTTTTTCAAAGTACGTGTCAAGAGCGTCTCTTGTAGTGCCAGGTATGTCGCTAACTATAGCTCTTTCCTCACCTAATATCTTATTGACAAGAGAAGACTTGCCTACATTTGGCTTTCCTATAAAACATATTTTAATAGTTTCTTCATCGTACTCGTCTATATGATCAGGTATATTTTCAATGACTTCATCCAGCAAATCTCCTATGCCTAATCCATTAGATGCTGATATTGCTATTGGTTCTCCAAATCCAAGCCGCATCGAATCATAATAGCTAATAGGCATTTCCTTAAAATTATCAACTTTGTTTAATACAAGCAAAACTTTTTTCCGAGATTTCCTCAGCATATTTGCTATGTCCTCATCAACAGGACTTACGCCTTCTTTTCCATCAATTACAAATAAAATCAAATCAACCGTTTTTAAAGCAGCTTCAACTTGCATTTTTATTTTCGAAAAAAACTCATCTTCCGAATCTGGCTCAAGTCCTCCTGTGTCAACCAATATGAACCTCTTATCCATCCATTCCGTTTCATAGTAAATCCTATCCCTTGTTACACCAGGTTGATCTTCAACTATTGAAATGCGTTGTCCAGTTATCTTATTAAAAAGCGTTGACTTTCCTACATTTGGTCTTCCTACAATTCCTACCATAGGATATGCCATCATATCACCTTCCAATTATCTTTTGTATAAATTTTTTACCATCTACTTCTGAAACTAATACTTTTGTATTTAACTCTTTTTCTACATCGTCTATTGTCACATCATCTAAAAATGAATCAGTACCTTCTTTTATCATGGAATCAGGTATTATCAAAGTTTCACCATTTATTTTATCTTTTAATTGACTTATAATATCTCTGCCTGTTATAAGACCTGAAACAGTGATCTTTTTGCCAAAGAAATTATTAATTATTGGAACAACTTTAATATCTATGCCTTTTTTGCTCAACATGTAAACTAATTCTTCAATAAATTTATATGCCGATACTCCCGTTATAACACAAAATCTATCTTTAGGTTTCACATCCTTAATTTTTTTGTAGTAATCTACAAACTGCTTTTTAAACATCGCCATAAGGCCTACACCATTTTCAATTTGCGGAAAGCTCTCATACGCATTATAATCAGGTATGTCCGCTCCTGCTAAAACGTAAAATTCATCCGCTGCAAATACAAATGATGTTTTTATATCATTTTTCAATCTATCTTGCCACTTAGATATTTTATTTAATACTTCTTGTGCTCCTTCTTTATCAAATGTTTTAAGCTCAAAAAGCCCTTCTCTATGGTCCGTAAGCCCAACCGGCACAACAGCAACTGACTTTACTCCAGGAAAAAGCTTTGACAAATCGTCGATCGTCTTATCAAGGATTTGCCCATCATTAAGCCCAGGACATAAGACTACTTGGCAGTGTACTTCAATATCATTTTTAATAAGCTCCTTTATTTTATCTAAAATCCCTCCAGCATTCGGATTCCTCATCATCTTTTTTCGGATCTCGTCATCTGTGGCATGAACAGACAAGTATATTGGAGACATCTTATACCTTATAATCCTGGAAAATTCATCATCGCTTACATTGGTAAGCGTCACAAAATTGCCTTGAAGGAAAGACAATCTATAGTCATCATCTTTAAAAGCCAAACTACGCCTTACATTCTTAGGCAATTGATCTACAAAGCAAAAAACGCACTTATTTCTGCAGTGCTTTAGCTTATCTATGATCCCTGTCTCAAAAATAAGCCCCAAGTCATCATCGTAATCTTTCTCAATCTCGTAAATATATTCCTCTCCATTTCCCTTCTTTATTAAAAGCTCTATATTTTCATTAGCTATTTGAAACTTATAATCTATTAGATCTGTTATTTCACTGCCATTTATCGATATAAGTGTATCACCTGGCTCAATCCCCACTTCATCAGCAATGCTATCTTTTAGTACATCTTTTATTTTATGATATGCCATTTAATATCCTCCTACTAATTATCCAATAATATTATGAATTAATAGAAGGACTTAGTCAAGCTCTTTTAATCTGGACTTCACACTGTTTACTATGTCTAAAAAGTTTTTGTACTTTTTTATTATTCCATAGACAGTAAAAGGTCTGCCAATGGATATCATTTTAAATCTTCTGGACGTCATACCGCCAAACTTCGTCATGAGTCCAATAGCTGGCAATGTATCAATAAGCATTATTTCTTTTTCAGATATGCCGGATTCTCTTAAAAAGCTTTTTACAGCCTTCATCATGATCTTCCTTCCGCTTTTAGCTCCAATCGCGTACACATCATTGTCAAATTCGTCAACGCCCATGTAAAACGGAATGCCTATCTGATTACCTTCTGTCATATCATAATGAGGCAAAGACAAGATTTCTTCAAAAGCAGGAATCCTATCATCAGGAAGAAATCCAACGTGAATCGCTGCTGCCACAATTGACGAATGAGCACTGCCATAACAAACATAAGCTATAATCATGTTTTCTCCTCAAAACCATATTTCTTTAATTCTTCAGCTAAATTTTTA comes from the Thermoanaerobacterium aotearoense genome and includes:
- a CDS encoding DUF512 domain-containing protein: MAYHKIKDVLKDSIADEVGIEPGDTLISINGSEITDLIDYKFQIANENIELLIKKGNGEEYIYEIEKDYDDDLGLIFETGIIDKLKHCRNKCVFCFVDQLPKNVRRSLAFKDDDYRLSFLQGNFVTLTNVSDDEFSRIIRYKMSPIYLSVHATDDEIRKKMMRNPNAGGILDKIKELIKNDIEVHCQVVLCPGLNDGQILDKTIDDLSKLFPGVKSVAVVPVGLTDHREGLFELKTFDKEGAQEVLNKISKWQDRLKNDIKTSFVFAADEFYVLAGADIPDYNAYESFPQIENGVGLMAMFKKQFVDYYKKIKDVKPKDRFCVITGVSAYKFIEELVYMLSKKGIDIKVVPIINNFFGKKITVSGLITGRDIISQLKDKINGETLIIPDSMIKEGTDSFLDDVTIDDVEKELNTKVLVSEVDGKKFIQKIIGR
- a CDS encoding DUF3189 family protein, translated to MIIAYVCYGSAHSSIVAAAIHVGFLPDDRIPAFEEILSLPHYDMTEGNQIGIPFYMGVDEFDNDVYAIGAKSGRKIMMKAVKSFLRESGISEKEIMLIDTLPAIGLMTKFGGMTSRRFKMISIGRPFTVYGIIKKYKNFLDIVNSVKSRLKELD
- the der gene encoding ribosome biogenesis GTPase Der; protein product: MAYPMVGIVGRPNVGKSTLFNKITGQRISIVEDQPGVTRDRIYYETEWMDKRFILVDTGGLEPDSEDEFFSKIKMQVEAALKTVDLILFVIDGKEGVSPVDEDIANMLRKSRKKVLLVLNKVDNFKEMPISYYDSMRLGFGEPIAISASNGLGIGDLLDEVIENIPDHIDEYDEETIKICFIGKPNVGKSSLVNKILGEERAIVSDIPGTTRDALDTYFEKDDKKYVIIDTAGMRKKGRIEDKIERYSVLRALAAIDRSDICILVIDATEGPTEQDTKIAGYAFEQNKAMIIAVNKWDLIEKDNSTVNEYTKLIREKFSFMSFAPITFISAKTGQRLNKLFELINSVWEEYNKRISTGTLNNVISEALLINPPPAEKGRVLKVYYVTQFGIKPPSFAVFVNDPEIMHFSYVRFIENTIRDNFGFEGVPLKIEVRRKGEK